In the Ignisphaera sp. genome, one interval contains:
- a CDS encoding radical SAM protein — MSMHRNLDLSGQRRVARLWRKQGDSIVCMVCERKCSIPVGRTGICGSYKNDGGTLIHVGYGRISAVESRPIEIKPLFHYWPNSTALTFSTWGCNFYCPWCQNHHLSFRLPKEDDEFIPLEKLLEMAIRFGDEGFSASFNEPTVNFDYLIDLADLARKSNMYFMIVTNGYQTLDAVEKLVGAGVDGWSIDIKGCPKMRRALQSIDHSIVYRNARAVLDLGGHVEMVYLVVTNTNDFDECIDWIIDMHISRLGEKTPLHINRYYPAHKWNEPPTPKEKLLSVAEEARRSGIEFIYIGNVGDPELESTKCPRCGKTLIYRRWYRVWEWHLDRDDGKYKCPRCGYEIPIKGLYIPWKKTLF; from the coding sequence ATGTCAATGCATAGAAATTTAGATTTGTCTGGGCAGAGAAGGGTTGCAAGACTCTGGAGAAAACAAGGAGATTCTATTGTATGCATGGTCTGCGAAAGAAAATGCTCTATACCAGTTGGCAGGACGGGGATCTGCGGATCCTATAAAAATGATGGTGGGACCCTCATACATGTTGGCTATGGGAGGATAAGCGCTGTTGAGAGCAGGCCCATAGAGATCAAACCACTGTTTCACTACTGGCCAAATAGCACAGCACTAACATTTTCCACATGGGGCTGCAACTTCTATTGCCCCTGGTGCCAAAACCACCACCTGAGCTTCAGGCTGCCCAAAGAGGATGACGAGTTTATACCGCTGGAAAAGCTTTTGGAGATGGCTATCAGATTTGGTGACGAGGGTTTTAGCGCAAGTTTCAACGAGCCGACTGTAAACTTCGACTATCTAATTGATTTGGCAGATCTTGCAAGGAAAAGCAATATGTATTTCATGATCGTTACAAACGGCTATCAAACACTTGATGCTGTTGAAAAGCTTGTTGGTGCTGGTGTCGATGGCTGGAGCATAGACATAAAGGGTTGTCCGAAGATGAGAAGAGCTTTGCAGAGCATAGACCACAGCATAGTCTATAGAAATGCGAGAGCTGTTCTAGATCTAGGCGGGCATGTGGAGATGGTTTATCTGGTGGTCACAAACACAAATGATTTTGATGAGTGCATCGATTGGATCATAGATATGCATATAAGCAGGCTGGGAGAGAAGACACCCCTACACATAAACAGGTATTACCCAGCGCACAAATGGAATGAGCCTCCAACGCCAAAGGAAAAGCTTCTCAGTGTGGCTGAAGAGGCTAGGAGGAGCGGAATCGAGTTTATCTATATTGGAAATGTTGGGGATCCAGAGCTAGAGTCGACCAAATGCCCAAGGTGTGGCAAGACCCTGATCTACAGGAGGTGGTATAGGGTCTGGGAGTGGCATCTAGACAGAGATGACGGAAAGTACAAGTGTCCTAGATGCGGATATGAGATACCCATAAAAGGATTGTACATACCATGGAAGAAAACCCTCTTCTAA
- a CDS encoding ABC transporter ATP-binding protein, producing MVIIRVVDVEVRYDSVKALGSISFDVFEGEIVAVVGPNGSGKTTLLKTVDGILKPVKGSVYIDMKNVDDIPRKQLAKEVSLVTQSTYVVPGIKVIDFVLTGRRPHIDFMPTRKDIEISLNVLKAVKAGNLVDRDLTELSSGELQRILIARALAAEPKVLLLDEPTSNLDLRFQIEILNLIKSLSREKRLTVIMSLHDLTQAYRFSDKVIVLKNGRVYAIGRPDEVLTENVIEDVYQVRVRVDKVLKAVIPVV from the coding sequence GTGGTTATTATAAGAGTTGTTGATGTGGAGGTTAGATACGATAGTGTTAAGGCTTTGGGCAGCATATCTTTCGACGTTTTTGAGGGGGAGATTGTAGCTGTTGTAGGCCCGAATGGATCGGGGAAGACAACACTTCTAAAAACAGTGGATGGCATACTAAAGCCTGTGAAAGGATCAGTCTACATAGATATGAAAAACGTTGACGACATCCCTAGAAAGCAGCTTGCGAAGGAGGTATCACTAGTGACGCAGTCTACATATGTGGTACCGGGTATCAAGGTAATAGACTTTGTCTTAACCGGAAGAAGGCCACACATAGACTTCATGCCAACTAGAAAAGACATTGAAATCTCGTTGAATGTGCTTAAAGCTGTCAAAGCTGGCAACCTTGTTGACAGGGACTTGACGGAGTTGAGTAGTGGCGAGTTGCAGAGGATTCTAATTGCAAGAGCCTTAGCAGCAGAGCCGAAGGTGCTGCTACTCGACGAGCCCACGTCAAATCTCGATCTGAGGTTTCAGATAGAGATACTCAATCTGATTAAGAGTCTTAGCAGAGAGAAGAGACTCACAGTAATAATGTCACTTCATGATCTAACACAAGCATATAGGTTCTCAGACAAGGTTATTGTGCTGAAAAATGGGAGGGTCTACGCAATTGGAAGGCCAGACGAGGTGCTAACCGAAAATGTTATTGAGGATGTGTATCAGGTTAGGGTAAGAGTTGACAAGGTTTTGAAGGCTGTCATACCAGTAGTGTGA